One region of Camelina sativa cultivar DH55 chromosome 6, Cs, whole genome shotgun sequence genomic DNA includes:
- the LOC104789905 gene encoding SEC12-like protein 2 isoform X1, with amino-acid sequence MANQSTETNQPSNMQTYGVPIYAADWIPEVAVRSRIIMDPENSEEDESSSSSRSCIVLSGGGGEGRSGIPNVILICRVDLDINSLSEQPLGRLVLGTDLPYRMAVHPREGGLICALQNSCRLFGWDNIMSPREDNQAGEESEEVIQELKDVGQQLALAFNPEGSVLAAGAEDGTLRVFEWPSMNSLLNESQAHSSVKSLTFSENGKFLVSLGGPLCRVWEVNASTAVASLSKEKEEMFASCRFSVDSAGNEVLYVAANTERGGSIITWDTKSWKRKESKPIKKNSISAFNVSPDGKLLAIGTLEGDVLILDSTRKQTNQIVKKAHLGLVTALTFSPDSRCLVSVSFDSRARLTVIEKKNEKRAYYAGTRWWILAILFVILYVVAYYFLKAKGIIP; translated from the exons atggCGAATCAAAGCACAGAGACGAATCAACCGTCGAATATGCAGACTTACGGTGTACCGATTTACGCCGCCGATTGGATCCCGGAGGTTGCTGTTAGATCTAGAATCATTATGGATCCGGAAAATTCCGAAGAAGATGAgtcttcgtcgtcgtctcgGAGCTGCATCGTTTTGTCCGGCGGAGGCGGAGAGGGACGAAGCGGAATCCCGAATGTTATCTTAATCTGTCGTGTTGATCTCGACATCAACTCTCTCTCGGAACAACCT CTGGGTAGGCTTGTTCTTGGCACTGATCTACCTTACCGGATGGCTGTTCATCCTCGCGAAGGTGGTCTTATCTGTGCATTGCAAAACAGTTGTAG ACTGTTTGGTTGGGATAACATTATGAGCCCACGAGAGGATAATCAGGCTGGTGAAGAGTCTGAGGAAGTGATTCAAGAGTTAAAAGATGTTGGACAACAGTTGGCTCTGGCGTTCAATCCGGAGGGGTCTGTGCTCGCTGCTGGTGCGGAG GATGGGACTTTGAGGGTTTTTGAATGGCCCAGCATGAATTCGTTACTTAATGAGTCTCAGGCACATTCATCAGTCAAAAGCTTAACTTTCAG CGAAAATGGTAAATTTCTTGTATCTCTTGGAGGTCCACTTTGTCGGGTTTGGGAAGTGAATGCTTCAACTGCTGTTGCCAGTCTATCAAAAGAGAAG GAGGAGATGTTTGCCTCCTGTAGATTTTCTGTAGACAGTGCAGGCAATGAAGTTCTTTACGTTGCTGCAAATACTG AACGTGGTGGGAGTATTATAACATGGGATACAAAATCATGGAAACGAAAAGAGTCAAagcctattaaaaaaaactctatatcaGCCTTTAATGTCTCACCTGATGGGAAGCTGCTTGCGAT AGGAACCCTTGAAGGAGATGTTTTGATACTTGATTCGACGAGAAAGCAAACTAACCAAATTGTCAAGAAAGCGCATCTCGGTTTGGTCACAGCACTGACTTTCTCCCCTGATTCAAG GTGCTTAGTGTCGGTATCTTTTGACTCAAGGGCAAGGTTAACCGTtattgaaaaaaagaatgaaaaacgTGCGTATTACG CTGGAACAAGGTGGTGGATACTGGCAATATTGTTTGTGATTCTATACGTtgttgcatattattttttgaaggCAAAGGGGATCATACCTTAA
- the LOC104789905 gene encoding SEC12-like protein 2 isoform X2, which yields MANQSTETNQPSNMQTYGVPIYAADWIPEVAVRSRIIMDPENSEEDESSSSSRSCIVLSGGGGEGRSGIPNVILICRVDLDINSLSEQPLGRLVLGTDLPYRMAVHPREGGLICALQNSCRLFGWDNIMSPREDNQAGEESEEVIQELKDVGQQLALAFNPEGSVLAAGAEDGTLRVFEWPSMNSLLNESQAHSSVKSLTFSENGKFLVSLGGPLCRVWEVNASTAVASLSKEKEEMFASCRFSVDSAGNEVLYVAANTERGGSIITWDTKSWKRKESKPIKKNSISAFNVSPDGKLLAIGTLEGDVLILDSTRKQTNQIVKKAHLGLVTALTFSPDSRCLVSVSFDSRARLTVIEKKNEKPGTRWWILAILFVILYVVAYYFLKAKGIIP from the exons atggCGAATCAAAGCACAGAGACGAATCAACCGTCGAATATGCAGACTTACGGTGTACCGATTTACGCCGCCGATTGGATCCCGGAGGTTGCTGTTAGATCTAGAATCATTATGGATCCGGAAAATTCCGAAGAAGATGAgtcttcgtcgtcgtctcgGAGCTGCATCGTTTTGTCCGGCGGAGGCGGAGAGGGACGAAGCGGAATCCCGAATGTTATCTTAATCTGTCGTGTTGATCTCGACATCAACTCTCTCTCGGAACAACCT CTGGGTAGGCTTGTTCTTGGCACTGATCTACCTTACCGGATGGCTGTTCATCCTCGCGAAGGTGGTCTTATCTGTGCATTGCAAAACAGTTGTAG ACTGTTTGGTTGGGATAACATTATGAGCCCACGAGAGGATAATCAGGCTGGTGAAGAGTCTGAGGAAGTGATTCAAGAGTTAAAAGATGTTGGACAACAGTTGGCTCTGGCGTTCAATCCGGAGGGGTCTGTGCTCGCTGCTGGTGCGGAG GATGGGACTTTGAGGGTTTTTGAATGGCCCAGCATGAATTCGTTACTTAATGAGTCTCAGGCACATTCATCAGTCAAAAGCTTAACTTTCAG CGAAAATGGTAAATTTCTTGTATCTCTTGGAGGTCCACTTTGTCGGGTTTGGGAAGTGAATGCTTCAACTGCTGTTGCCAGTCTATCAAAAGAGAAG GAGGAGATGTTTGCCTCCTGTAGATTTTCTGTAGACAGTGCAGGCAATGAAGTTCTTTACGTTGCTGCAAATACTG AACGTGGTGGGAGTATTATAACATGGGATACAAAATCATGGAAACGAAAAGAGTCAAagcctattaaaaaaaactctatatcaGCCTTTAATGTCTCACCTGATGGGAAGCTGCTTGCGAT AGGAACCCTTGAAGGAGATGTTTTGATACTTGATTCGACGAGAAAGCAAACTAACCAAATTGTCAAGAAAGCGCATCTCGGTTTGGTCACAGCACTGACTTTCTCCCCTGATTCAAG GTGCTTAGTGTCGGTATCTTTTGACTCAAGGGCAAGGTTAACCGTtattgaaaaaaagaatgaaaaac CTGGAACAAGGTGGTGGATACTGGCAATATTGTTTGTGATTCTATACGTtgttgcatattattttttgaaggCAAAGGGGATCATACCTTAA
- the LOC104789907 gene encoding uncharacterized protein At1g04910-like, producing MLAKNRLPGSGHTTPSPPASPRRSPRYRHGRSKAAAAGTRFPTVQPSRTLAHRLSWILLSVLLRRQGIFLFAPLIYISCMLLYMGTVSFDVVPIIQRRPPPGSVYKSPQVYAKLRPEMDADNSTADAISTIWKHSYKGGEWKPYVNKSTGDLPESNGFIYVEANGGLNQQRTSICNAVAVAGYLNATLIIPNFHYHSIWRDPSKFGDIYDEEFFVNTLANDVRVVDTIPEYLMERFDYNMTNVYNFRVKAWSPIQYYRDSILPKLLEEKIIRISPFANRLSFDAPQAVQRLRCLANYEALRFSNLILTLGETLVKRMKEQSANHGAKYVSVHLRFEEDMVAFSCCIFDGGNQEKQDMVAARERGWKGKFTKQGRVIRPGAIRQNGKCPLTPLEVGLMLRGMGFNKSTYIYLASGEIYDANRTMAPLLEMFPNLQTKEMLASEEELAPYKNFSSRMAAIDYTVCLHSEVFVTTQGGNFPHFLMGHRRYLFGGHSKTIRPDKRKLAILFDNPNIGWRSFKRQMLNMRSHSDSKGFELKRPNDSIYTFPCPDCMSRRNKTTSPDSRPSPAT from the exons ATGCTAGCCAAGAATCGGCTGCCTGGAAGCGGCCACACTACTCCGTCTCCTCCGGCGTCTCCTCGCCGTTCTCCTCGTTACCGTCACGGCCGTTCTAAAGCCGCCGCCGCCGGTACTAGATTTCCTACGGTTCAGCCAAGTCGTACCCTCGCCCATCGCCTGTCCTGGATCCTCTTATCGGTTCTTCTCCGTCGTCAGGGAATTTTCCTGTTCGCTCCTCTCATCTACATCTCTTGTATGCTCCTTTACATGGGAACCGTCTCCTTCGATGTTGTCCCGATCATCCAGCGTCGACCTCCCCCTGGATCCGTTTACAAAAGCCCCCAGGTTTACGCTAAGCTCCGCCCTGAGATGGACGCCGATAATTCCACCGCTGATGCG ATATCAACCATTTGGAAACATTCCTATAAAGGTGGGGAATGGAAGCCTTACGTGAACAAGTCCACTGGAG ACTTGCCCGAGTCAAATGGTTTCATATATGTCGAGGCGAACGGAGGCTTGAATCAGCAGCGGACATCG ATATGCAATGCGGTTGCTGTGGCAGGCTATCTTAATGCAACTCTAATAATTCCCAACTTTCACTACCACAGCATATGGAGAGATCCAAG TAAATTTGGGGACATCTATGATGAAGAATTCTTTGTCAATACCTTAGCAAATGATGTGCGGGTGGTCGATACAATTCCTGAATATCTAATGGAGCGTTTTGACTATAACATGACAAATGTCTACAACTTCAGAGTTAAAGCATGGTCACCTATTCAATATTATCGAGACTCGATCTTGCCGAAGCTACTTGAGGAGAA GATTATACGAATATCCCCATTTGCAAATAGACTTTCATTTGATGCTCCTCAAGCTGTCCAGAGGCTTAGATGTTTGGCTAATTACGAAGCCCTGAGATTTTCGAACCTCATACTGACCCTAGGAGAAACTCTGGTGAAGAGAATGAAAGAGCAAAGTGCAAACCACGGCGCAAAGTACGTTTCTGTACATCTGCGTTTTGAAGAG GACATGGTAGCTTTCTCCTGTTGTATATTTGATGGTGGgaaccaagaaaaacaagataTGGTCGCAGCAAGAGAACGAGGATGGAAAGGAAAGTTCACAAAACAAGGCCGTGTTATACGACCTGGTGCTATCAGGCAAAATGGAAAATGCCCTTTAACTCCTTTAGAG GTAGGTTTAATGCTTAGAGGAATGGGTTTCAACAAAAGCACATATATTTACCTTGCATCTGGTGAGATATATGATGCGAATAGAACTATGGCCCCACTACTAGAGATGTTCCCAAATTTACAAACTAAGGAGATGCTTGCATCAGAGGAGGAACTTGCTCCATATAAG AACTTCTCGTCCAGAATGGCTGCAATAGATTACACGGTCTGTCTCCACAGTGAGGTATTTGTGACCACACAAGGTGGAAACTTTCCTCATTTCCTCATGGGTCATAGGAGATATTTGTTTGGAGGACATTCCAAGACCATAAGACCGGACAAGCGAAAGTTGGCAATCCTCTTTGACAATCCCAACATCGG ATGGCGGAGTTTTAAACGTCAGATGCTAAACATGAGGTCTCATAGTGACTCAAAGGGGTTTGAGCTCAAACGACCTAATGACTCCATTTACACGTTTCCTTGCCCTGACTGCATGTCCCGTAGGAACAAAACAACAAGCCCAGATTCCAGACCATCCCCTGCCACCTGA
- the LOC104789909 gene encoding WUSCHEL-related homeobox 6-like, producing the protein MGYVSDNNLVNYFPLSTNTTTQPHHLLITHCEINGNDHHQLVPASSGEHDDGKSNISVAATTSRWNPTPEQITTLEEVYRSGTRTPTTEQIQKIASKLRKYGRIEGKNVFYWFQNHKARQKRRRREGVATNNVREPHQDVKESSSGGYRVDRTKSCLSFPQTDPQPQRELVPASYKKDDNANNEDHGRTKESERPSEDGKDITWRNLVTSSSVTQEEPGEEVETREIRTLNLFPVLENQEKTSWFKEKKNANANQACCNYCFYYEFLPLKN; encoded by the exons ATGGGATACGTCTCCGACAACAACCTCGTCAACTATTTCCCCCTCTCTACTAATACTACTACTcaacctcatcatcttcttatcACACACT gcgAGATTAACGGCAACGATCACCATCAGCTCGTCCCTGCATCCTCAGGAGAACACGACGACGGTAAAAGTAACATTTCTGTAGCGGCGACGACGTCGAGATGGAATCCAACACCCGAGCAGATCACGACGCTAGAAGAGGTTTACAGGAGCGGAACACGGACGCCGACGACAGAACAGATCCAAAAGATAGCATCCAAGCTCCGTAAATATGGCAGAATCGAAGGGAAGAATGTGTTCTATTGGTTTCAAAatcataaggctagacaaaaaCGACGCCGTCGTGAAGGAGTTGCTACTAACAATGTTCGTGAACCACATCAAGACGTCAAGGAGTCATCATCAG GTGGTTATCGAGTTGATCGGACAAAGAGCTGCTTATCTTTTCCACAAACAGACCCACAGCCACAG CGTGAACTAGTTCCGGCGAGTTACAAAAAAGACGACAATGCTAATAATGAAGATCATGGGAGGACAAAAGAATCAGAGAGGCCATCGGAGGATGGTAAAGACATCACGTGGAGGAATCTTGTTACTTCGTCGTCGGTAACTCAAGAAGAACCAGGAGAAGAAGTTGAAACGAGGGAAATCCGAACTTTAAATCTCTTCCCGGTTCTGGAGAACCAAGAGAAAACCAGCTGgtttaaagagaagaagaatgcgAATGCAAACCAAGCGTGTTGCAACTACTGTTTCTACTACGAGTTCTTGCCTCTGAAGAACTGA
- the LOC104789910 gene encoding CLAVATA3/ESR (CLE)-related protein 16-like — protein sequence METCIGTEQDNRRSRRRRRRRGLTTTSTVFFWGILIFARFGLSSSALSPDQYRHQPYPSAPPRKAGPFHETTSSFRAPKASSVSFTGPRREEENRDDVYKDDKRLVHTGPNPLHN from the coding sequence ATGGAGACTTGTATAGGAACCGAGCAAGACAacagaagaagtagaagaagacgacgaagaagaggaCTCACAACAACTTCCACAGTGTTCTTTTGGGGAATCTTGATATTTGCTCGTTTTGGTTTGTCTTCCTCAGCTCTATCTCCTGATCAATACCGTCACCAGCCCTACCCATCCGCACCACCGAGAAAGGCTGGTCCTTTCCATGAAACAACGTCGTCGTTTCGAGCTCCAAAAGCCTCATCAGTGTCGTTCACGGGTCCACGTCgagaagaagagaacagagaTGACGTTTATAAAGACGACAAGAGATTAGTTCACACAGGTCCAAATCCTCTTCACAACTGA
- the LOC104793811 gene encoding uncharacterized protein LOC104793811: protein MGNEEWHNICSHTNVEYLKMWGSDHRPLLALILTRPKKFLRRFMFDKRWIDKPGLKEAVLNGWGGDDIYVERSIMKKIQNCKRSISIWKKNNQTNSEKLIKNLQEKIDETYEDDEASSETLLNLKWQLCEAYREEEAYWHQKSRELWFAEGDKNTKFFHASTKQKRARNKIIDILNHLEVWVDTEEGIEKVSVEYFSNLFSSSNASDPTVAIKDVPTLVTLAMNEHLMKEILR from the coding sequence ATGGGAAACGAAGAGTGGCACAATATTTGTTCCCACACTAATGTGGAGTATTTGAAGATGTGGGGTTCAGACCATCGTCCTCTCCTCGCATTGATACTAACACGTCCAAAGAAGTTTTTGAGAAGGTTTATGTTTGACAAGAGGTGGATTGATAAGCCAGGCCTCAAAGAGGCGGTGTTGAACGGATGGGGTGGTGATGATATTTACGTCGAACGATCCATcatgaaaaaaatccaaaattgcaAACGAAGTATCTccatttggaagaaaaataaccaaacaaattcGGAAAAGCTGATTAAAAACCTCCAAGAAAAGATTGATGAGACCTACGAAGATGATGAAGCATCGTCGGAGACTCTCCTCAATCTAAAATGGCAGCTCTGTGAGGCCTACAGGGAAGAGGAAGCATACTGGCACCAAAAAAGTAGAGAACTTTGGTTTGCAGAAggagataaaaacacaaaattctttcatgcttccacaaaacaaaagagggCAAGGAACAAGATCATTGACATCCTTAATCACCTCGAAGTATGGGTTGATACAGAAGAAGGAATAGAAAAAGTATCGGTGGAGTACTTCAGCAACCTCTTTTCATCCTCGAATGCGAGCGATCCTACAGTGGCCATTAAGGATGTTCCTACTTTGGTCACACTTGCTATGAACGAGCATCTCATGAAAGAGATTCTCAGATGA
- the LOC104789912 gene encoding pentatricopeptide repeat-containing protein At2g01510, mitochondrial-like encodes MLAKQTPLTKQMLSELLRASCSKPRQLKKIHAIVLRTGFCEKNSLLTQLLENLVLMGDMCYARHLFDEMHKPRIFLWNTLFKGYVKNQIPSETVLLYKKMRDLGVRPDEFTYPFVVKAISQLGVLPCGSALHAHVVKNGFECLGIFATELVMMYMKFGELSSAGFLFESMQVKDLVAWNAFIAVCVQTGNSAIALEYYHKMCADGVQIDSFTVVSMLSACGQLGSLEVGEEIYDRARKEEIDCNIIVENARLDMHLKCGNTEAARVLFDEMKQRNVVSWSTMIVGYAMNGDSGEALALFTMMRNEGLRPNYVTFLGVLSACSHAGLVNEGKSYFSLMVRSNDKNLEPRKEHYACMVDLLGRSGLLDEAYEFIKKMPVEPDTGIWGALLGACAVHRDMILGQKVADVLVETAPDIGSYHVLLSNIYAAAGKWDCVDKVRSKMRKLGTKKIAAYSSVEFDGKVYFFNRGDKSHPQSKAIYEKLDEILKKIRNMGYVPETGSVFHDVEMEEKESSLSHHSEKLAIAFGLIIGRARHPIRVMKNLRTCDDCHVFSKFVSRLTSTEIIMRDKNRSHHFRNGVCSCREFW; translated from the coding sequence atgctTGCGAAACAAACGccattaacaaaacaaatgcTCTCCGAGCTTCTACGAGCAAGTTGTTCAAAACCGAGGCAGCTTAAGAAGATCCATGCGATTGTACTGAGGACAGGTTTCTGTGAAAAGAACAGCCTCTTAACCCAGCTGTTAGAGAATCTTGTGCTTATGGGTGACATGTGTTACGCACGCCacctgttcgacgaaatgcaCAAGCCAAGGATCTTCCTTTGGAACACTCTTTTTAAAGGGTACGTTAAGAACCAGATCCCTTCTGAAACTGTCTTACTTTATAAGAAAATGCGTGATCTTGGTGTCCGTCCTGATGAGTTCACTTACCCGTTTGTGGTGAAGGCGATCTCCCAGCTGGGGGTTTTGCCCTGTGGATCTGCCCTTCATGCCCATGTTGTCAAAAATGGTTTTGAGTGTCTTGGGATCTTTGCAACTGAGTTGGTGATGATGTACATGAAGTTTGGTGAGTTGAGCTCAGCGGGGTTCTTGTTTGAGTCAATGCAAGTCAAAGATTTAGTGGCTTGGAATGCGTTTATTGCTGTTTGTGTTCAGACTGGAAACTCCGCTATAGCTCTTGAGTATTACCACAAGATGTGTGCGGATGGAGTTCAGATTGATTCTTTTACTGTCGTGAGTATGCTCTCTGCTTGTGGTCAGCTAGGCTCTTTAGAGGTCGGAGAAGAAATTTATGATCGtgcaagaaaagaagagattgatTGTAACATAATAGTCGAAAATGCTAGGCTTGATATGCACTTGAAGTGTGGTAACACCGAAGCTGCGAGGGTATTGTTCGACGAAATGAAACAAAGGAATGTGGTTTCATGGAGCACAATGATCGTAGGTTATGCAATGAATGGAGATAGTGGAGAAGCCTTGGCATTGTTCACTATGATGCGAAACGAGGGACTCAGACCTAACTACGTGACATTTCTCGGGGTCCTCTCTGCTTGTAGCCATGCTGGACTAGTGAACGAAGGAAAAAGTTATTTCAGTCTCATGGTTCGATCGAATGATAAGAATCTTGAGCCGAGAAAAGAGCATTATGCATGTATGGTTGACCTCTTGGGACGCTCTGGTCTTCTAGATGAGGCTTATGAATTTATCAAAAAGATGCCAGTGGAACCAGACACCGGTATCTGGGGAGCTTTGTTGGGTGCTTGTGCGGTTCATCGTGATATGATATTGGGGCAGAAAGTGGCAGACGTACTTGTAGAAACAGCTCCTGATATTGGTTCATACCACGTACTACTGTCTAATATCTATGCAGCTGCTGGTAAATGGGATTGTGTTGACAAAGTAAGGAGTAAAATGAGGAAGCTGGGCACCAAAAAGATTGCTGCTTACAGTTCCGTTGAGTTTGAtggtaaagtttattttttcaatagaGGAGACAAATCACATCCGCAATCAAAGGCGATATATGAGAAATTAGATGAAAtcttgaagaagataaggaaCATGGGGTATGTTCCTGAGACGGGATCGGTGTTTCATGATGTGGAAATGGAGGAAAAAGAGTCTTCTCTCAGTCATCACAGTGAGAAGCTCGCTATTGCATTTGGACTCATTATTGGGAGAGCGCGACATCCTATACGGGTTATGAAGAACTTGAGAACCTGTGATGATTGCCACGTTTTTTCCAAGTTTGTTTCCAGGCTTACTTCGACAGAGATCATCATGAGAGACAAGAACAGGTCTCACCACTTCAGGAATGGTGTATGCTCTTGCAGAGAGTTCTGGTGA
- the LOC104789913 gene encoding MLP-like protein 328, with translation MATSGTYVTEVPLKGSAEKHYKRWRSENHLFPDAIGHLIQGVTVHDGEWDSHGAIKIWNYTCDGKAEVFKERREIDDENMAVTFRGLEGHVMEQLKVYDVIFQFIQKSPDDIICKVTMIWEKQNDDMPEPSNYMKFVKSLAADMDDHVLKV, from the exons ATGGCAACGTCGGGTACATATGTGACGGAGGTTCCATTGAAAGGATCAGCGGAGAAACACTACAAGCGCTGGAGGAGTGAAAACCACCTCTTCCCCGACGCCATTGGCCACCTCATCCAAGGTGTCACCGTCCACGACGGCGAATGGGACTCCCATGGAGCCATCAAGATCTGGAACTACACATGCG aTGGGAAAGCGGAGGTGTTCaaggagaggagagagataGACGATGAGAACATGGCGGTAACGTTCAGAGGATTGGAAGGTCATGTGATGGAGCAACTTAAAGTGTATGATGTCATCTTTCAGTTCATTCAAAAGTCGCCTGATGACATCATCTGCAAGGTCACTATGATCTGGGAGAAGCAAAACGATGACATGCCTGAGCCCAGCAACTATATGAAGTTCGTCAAGAGCCTCGCTGCTGACATGGACGATCACGTTCTCAAAGTCTAA
- the LOC104789914 gene encoding MLP-like protein 328, with protein MATSGTYVTEVPLKGSAEKHYKRWRSENHLFPDAIGHLIQGVTVHDGEWDSHGAIKIWNYTCDGKAEVFKERREIDDENMAVTFRGLEGHVMEQLKVYDVIFQFIQKSPDDIICKVTMIWEKQNDDMPEPSNYMKFVKSLAADMDDHVLKA; from the exons ATGGCAACGTCGGGTACATATGTGACGGAGGTTCCATTGAAAGGATCAGCGGAGAAGCACTACAAGCGGTGGAGGAGTGAGAACCACCTCTTCCCCGACGCCATTGGCCACCTCATCCAAGGTGTCACCGTCCACGACGGCGAATGGGACTCCCATGGAGCCATCAAGATCTGGAACTACACATGCG aTGGGAAAGCGGAGGTGTTCaaggagaggagagagataGACGATGAGAACATGGCGGTAACGTTCAGAGGACTGGAAGGTCATGTGATGGAGCAACTTAAAGTATATGATGTCATCTTTCAGTTCATTCAAAAGTCGCCTGATGACATCATCTGTAAGGTCACTATGATCTGGGAGAAGCAAAACGATGACATGCCTGAGCCCAGCAATTACATGAAGTTCGTCAAGAGCCTCGCTGCTGACATGGACGATCACGTTCTCAAAGCCTAA